The Anopheles coluzzii chromosome 2, AcolN3, whole genome shotgun sequence genome window below encodes:
- the LOC120948470 gene encoding allatostatin-A receptor-like: protein MQDGGSKCKFKYQDREIETCGFLEKDSPSWAAFHIAFFLSSYVVPLILISVLYMWMLSRLWRSSVGGRSAESKKGKKRVTRLVVIVVAAFASLWFPIQVILVLKSVDVFKPDTHFKISLQIVSHVLAYTSSCINPLLYAFLSENFRKAFRKIVYCGPGSRRQGSQRHMPLPTKTTRTGSCPDIL from the exons AAATTCAAATACCAAGACCGGGAGATAGAGACATGCGGCTTCCTCGAAAAGGATAGTCCCTCCTGGGCCGCCTTCCACATCGCGTTCTTCCTTAGCTCGTACGTGGTCCCGCTCATACTGATCAGCGTCCTGTACATGTGGATGTTGTCCCGGCTGTGGCGAAGTTCGGTCGGCGGTCGTTCGGCCGAATCGAAGAAGGGCAAAAAGCGCGTTACCCGGCTGGTGGTGATTGTGGTGGCAGCGTTTGCTTCATTATGGTTTCCCATACAG GTCATCTTGGTCCTAAAGAGTGTGGACGTCTTTAAACCAGACAcgcattttaaaatttcactACAAATCGTCTCGCACGTGCTGGCATACACGAGCTCCTGTATAAACCCGCTGCTGTACGCGTTCCTGTCCGAAAACTTTCGGAAAGCATTCCGTAAG ATTGTTTACTGTGGACCGGGGAGCCGTCGCCAGGGCAGCCAGCGACATATGCCACTGCCAACGAAAACGACGCGAACCGGCAGCTGTCCAGACATTTTATAA